The genome window GAAAAAGTTGAGTAGAAAATATTTATTTACCTCCGAGTCTGTCACCGAAGGTCATCCCGATAAAATATGTGACCAAATATCTGACACCATTTTAGACGCTTTATTAAATGAAGATCCATATAGTAGAGTGGCTGCGGAGGTTGTAGTCAATACAGGATTAGTCCTCATCACAGGGGAAATTTCATCAAAGGCTCAAGTTAATTATATTGACTTAGCCCGTAAAAAAATCGCTGAGATTGGCTACACCGATGCTAACAATGGTTTTTCTGCCAATAGCTGTTCGGTATTAGTAGCCCTAGACGAACAATCCGCTGATATTGCCCAAGGGGTTAACCAAGCCCAGGAGCAAAGGGAAAAGCTCAGTGACAATGAGTTAGATAAAATTGGTGCAGGAGATCAAGGGTTAATGTTTGGTTTTGCCTGTGACGAAACCCCTGAATTAATGCCCCTGCCCATTAGTTTAGCCCATAGGATGTCCAGAAGATTAGCAGCTGTTAGAAAGTCTGGAGAATTACCTTATTTAGGGCCAGACGGTAAAACTCAAGTTACTGTAGCTTATGAAAACGATCGCCCCGTAGGCATTGATACCATCCTTATTTCTACTCAACACACCGAAACCATCGGCAATATCAGTGATAATGACAAAATTCAAGCTACCCTCAAAGAAGCCATCCAAGAAACCGTCGTTCACCCCGTCTTCCACGACTTAGAAATTAAACCATCTAACAAAACCCGTTTCTTGCTCAACCCCACAGGAAAATTTGTTATTGGGGGGCCCCAAGGAGACTCAGGCTTAACAGGAAGAAAAATTATCATCGATACCTATGGCGGTTATTCTCGCCATGGCGGGGGTGCATTTTCAGGAAAAGACCCCACCAAAGTAGATCGTAGTGCTTCCTATGCCTGTCGCTATGTTGCCAAAAACATCGTTGCGGCTGGACTCGCTTCTAAGTGTGAAGTGCAAGTCAGCTATGCCATTGGAGTAGCCCAACCCGTGAGTATTTTTATCGAAACCTTTGGCACTGCTAAAGTATCCGAAGAACAACTGTTATCTGCGGTAAAAACTCACTTTGACTTGCGCCCTGCAGGTATTATTCAAATGTTTGATCTTTGTTCCCTTCCTTCCCAGAGAGGGGGTCGTTTTTATCAAGACGTAGCGGCTTACGGACATTTTGGCAGAAACGATTTAGATTTACCTTGGGAAAAAACCGATAAGGTATCCGCACTCAAACAAGAGTTAGGAGTTTAGATGCAACAAGGGGGGGGTATATTCCATAACATAACCGCCCCTATAAGTTTTTTATTATCTACAATAAAAATCATAGTCATGAATAGAGCAAGATGATTAAAACTTATCAAATTACCCTTGAAGGAGATAAAGTAAAGTGGTTAGGGGAAAAACCAAAAGCAGATATTACCCATGCCATTTTGGTCGTAGAAGAAAAAGAAATAATTCCCACTCAAATTTTAGAACCAAAACGTACAACCCCAGAACACTTGAAAGGACAAATCAAGACATTTGGTGATATTGTTAGCCCCGTGGTTGATGAGGAAGATTGGGAATGTCTCAAAGAATAGTTCTCGATACTCATATTTGGTTATGGTATATCAACGGAAATTTTGATAAATTTCCTAAACATTGGCACGAACAAATTAGAAATGCTGACTTAATAGGGGTTTCTTCGGTTTCTTGTTATGAAATTGTTTTAGCCCATAGTAAAGGACGTTTAGAATTAAATATACCTGTTAAACAATGGTTAATTGATGCTCTGCAACCATCAGGAATTGAATTGTTACCCTTAAATCCTGAAATTTCTTTCAAAGCGGTGAATTTATCCCTCATTCATAAAGATCCGTTTGATCGTATTATTATTGCGACAACACTTGAATATAAAGCAAAATTAGCGAGTATTGATAGTTTATTTTGTAAATACCCTGAGCTTCAAGATAATTTGATGACTAACTAAAAACAGTTAACAATTTGTTGTTGGGTGGGCAATGCCCACCATAAAATCTTATAAATTAGGGGTTAATAATACACCCTGACTTTGACCCAGAATAATATGGTTTAAGTCCTTAATATCCTCAATTTCAGGCAAATTAGGGGTAGTTAACTCCACTTTCCATTCCGTAGGATCTAACTGTAACCAATCGAGGAGGTTAATTTCAACCTTTTGCCCTTCAAGATTGGCAACCATGACAATTTTTTTATCAGGCATTTTAGGGTGCGATCGCACTCCATAAAAAATAGTCGCATCATCTTCTTCAATCTTATTAAAGCGATCGCCTCCATGCAAACTTTTACCAAGCCATGGATTATGACGACGTAACTCCCTCAAACGAAGATTATACTCAGCAAGGGCAGGATCAACCATTTTAGTATAGTGAGAAACATTACAAATCTCAGAACAATCCTCCATAAACATCAAAGCCCACCGTTTAAGATTATCAATGTCCAGATTTTGACAAAAAGCAATCATATTACTCTCCCTCATCTCCTTCATTTCCTCAATATTACAAGCCCCATCATCAAAACAAAGCTGACAAACCTTCACCACCTCCTGAAGATCATAATTCCGAGCTATCATACTCGCATTAAGAGCATGGGTAAACTCCCTTAACTGTTCCAACTTATCAAACCCTAAAGACTTCATCCGTTGAAAAGCATCCTGCCGATGATAACGCTCCTCAGTCATCTGCCAGTCCAAAAAGCCCACTTCCTCAGAAACCACCTTAACCCCATACTCCTCATCCGTATTACGGAAAAACATCCAAGGGGCGTGCATCAAAACATTAATAAAATCCATCGGTAAACCAGGGCTAAAACCATATACCCACATGGTCACCGCAGGATTATCATAGGCACCCCGAATCACATCATTGAGAGTTTCTCCCAAACGCCAATTAATCTCAAGGCGAGTATCTACCTGACTACCACGGCGTAACGTATCATGGTTACCACACCCCGTAATCCAGTTTTGTCCTTGATACATCACCTCACACACCCGTTGCCACTTTTTGCGCCAAAAACCTTTAATACTAGGGGTATTGTGGGCAAAAATTAGAGGTCCCCACTGATAGGACTCTGGTTTAAGATTAATTAAATCCATGTAGGTGGACTTGCTTTCCCAACCCTCCTCTGGCCAAGGGCGTCCATCTTCAAAAATAGTGAATAATAACCTTTTATAACCCCCTACCTCTTGCACCAAATCACTCATGGCAAGAAGATATTGATCATCCTGCTCTACCCTACCAGTAAGGGGATTAAAAAAGCGAAAATCTTGACCGCCATCAACCCGAATACCATCTGCCCCAGTATTAATTTTTCTCCTTTGCATTTCTAGTAAAATGGATCTAACCATGGGAAGCTGGTGGTTTAAATCCTGCCCATACATATTAGGACCCTTGAAAAATTGATTGTTTATTAATAGTTCCGCTTGGTTGTCCGCATGACCATATACTAAATCATAGATAAGACCAATGGGTTTATCTGGAAAATTATGTAATACCCCAATCAAGTCATATAATTCATCAGGACGTAAACTAGAAAGAATAGAAGGGCTAGTGGCAGCGGCTCCGATAATAGGTACATCATAACCCCAGCCTTGGGTATTGGGTTTAGTTACTTTAACTTGAATACCTTCAATACTTTTGAAAATATCATCCCCTTCAGGAATGCTTTTAGGGGCAATACCACAACATTCTTCGACAATTTCAAACAATCTACTATCCTGACTCAAATCTTTACGATATTCGATAGTAGGCTCAATGGGAAGTAGTTGGACTGCATCATAACCTATATAATGTTCGTCTTGGGGTTCTAGAGGCTGGTTATTCCTTATTTTTTTGCCAATATCTTTATATACCTTAGTTAACCCAGCCAAAGTACCTTCAGCAGAAGCTGTACCTACATGGAGTTGCAAAATATTAATGGGAGTAGCAGTGCGAGGGATATTTTCTTCTTCAGTGGTACCTGTGACTTTAAAATAATCTAGGTCTGTTCTTTCTTTTTCTAGTTTGCCCATGTCATACAATTCTGCGGGGGCAAATACTCCGAAGGGCAATGAATAAGCTAGGGCATCTCTGATAATTTCAATTTGTCCGTAGGGGTTGCGATAACGTAGCCAATAAAATGAGCCAAGGGTTTCTCTGGTTCCTGCTTTCATTCCCTCTATGATGCCCCAAAAGAATTTACCTCTTTTTTTTAGGAAAATACAATCTCGTCTCATTTCGATGGTAGAGCTTTCTGAGGATAAAAGATCTTTTACTTTTACATCTTCGCTAGGGGTAAAGACTTCTAAATAAATCTCGTTAAGGTGCATTACTTCCCTAAGTAGTTGGGGAGTCCAAAAACCTATTTGAGTTAGTCCATCTTCTCTATAGTTGGCACCGAGATAGGTGGCTACCTCCTGATTTTCTTCAAAAACAGTATTAGATGATTTTTCAATTTTTTTGATTTTATTTATTAATTTTCTCGTTTCTGATTCTACGAGGGCAATTTTAGTTTTGGTTTTGGTTTCCACAGTCAATTATTCTCTATTTTTACAATCAATAGCTTTAAAATCACACTGATTTTATTATTAATAGAAACTATTTATTATTATTTTTTTTATAGTTAATATTCTTTTTTTGGGTAGGATACAAAAGGGATTTCCTATCAATGGTCAGCCATGACGGTAAAGCTATATTGACCAATTATAGATCAAGTTTTTCTATTTGTACTTTAGTTTGATTAGATGGCATGATTTTCTGATAATTTAAGATACTGATAATAAAAATTAGATTTTGATTTTAAGATGAAATTTTATACTTTGGACGTTTTTACAAATCAGCTTTTTTCTGGTAATCAATTGGCGGTTTTTCCAGAAGCAGAAGGTTTAACCACGGAGATTATGCAAAAGATTGCCATCGAGTTTAATTTTTCGGAAACGGTGTTTGTATTTGATGATGAGGACACAGATTTTTATCTGAGAATTTTTACCCCGGGGGGAGAAATTCCTTTTGCGGGGCATCCTACCATTGGCACGGCTTTTTTGTTGGCGAAATTGGGTAAGTTTTCTCTGGATTCTGAAGAAACAGAGGTTATGTTTAGGGAGGGGGTTGGTAATGTTCCTGTGATGGTATTTAAAAATGAGGATGGTAAGATATGGACTCAGTTAAAAGCGCCTTGTCCTCCTGAATTTTATACGGATTGTCCTTCGAGGAAGGATTTAGCTCAGGTTTTATCTTTGGATTTAGATGATTTGATGGTGGATAATTTTGTGGTGGAGGGGGCTTCTTGTGGCTTACCCTTTTTGTTGATTCCTTTGGCTAGTTTGGAGGCGTTGAGTCGGGCAAAAATTAATCTGGGGGTTTGGCAGAGGGTTTTAAAGGATTTTTGGTCGCCCCATGTATATATTTTTGTACCAACTGGGAAAGATAGTTTTCAAGGGAGAATGTTTGCCCCTGCTCTTAATATAACGGAAGATCCTGCCACGGGTTCGGCTGCCACGGCTTTTGCTGGTTATTTGGCTAAGTATCAAGCCCAGAGTGAGGGGTGTTGGCGTTGGAATATTGCTCAAGGGTTGGAAATGGGGCGCCCTAGTCAGATAAGGGCGATCGCCCTTAAACAAAACCATATAATTAACGAAATAAAAGTGGGGGGCGAGTCGGTAATAGTTACGGAGGGAGATTTAAAATTAAATTAACAAAAAAAGTAACCCTAATTATTAAGTATTAATTATTTTTTTTTCATAAATCTAACAAGTAACTATAATATAAGATATAGACTAACAGAAATGAATATGTCCCCTAGCCCAGACGACTTGATTCTTTGCCAATGTATTTTTAGCACTCCCAAAGATGTAAACCTAAAAATACCTTTCGGAAAATTGGACGATAGCGAAAACCTCTCTCGTTATGCCCTAGCTATGCCCTACGAGCAAGATCACCTTGAACCTTTTGCCCGTAAAGGCGACGTTTGCTACTATGAAGTTTTGGTAACGGATACCCAACCAGAAAAACTGTCATCCCTAGACGAAAATTTAGAGAAGGTTGTAGAATTTGACCGTAAAAGTTTGATAGAAGCAGGAATACCA of Cyanobacterium sp. HL-69 contains these proteins:
- the metK gene encoding S-adenosylmethionine synthetase MetK, translated to MSRKYLFTSESVTEGHPDKICDQISDTILDALLNEDPYSRVAAEVVVNTGLVLITGEISSKAQVNYIDLARKKIAEIGYTDANNGFSANSCSVLVALDEQSADIAQGVNQAQEQREKLSDNELDKIGAGDQGLMFGFACDETPELMPLPISLAHRMSRRLAAVRKSGELPYLGPDGKTQVTVAYENDRPVGIDTILISTQHTETIGNISDNDKIQATLKEAIQETVVHPVFHDLEIKPSNKTRFLLNPTGKFVIGGPQGDSGLTGRKIIIDTYGGYSRHGGGAFSGKDPTKVDRSASYACRYVAKNIVAAGLASKCEVQVSYAIGVAQPVSIFIETFGTAKVSEEQLLSAVKTHFDLRPAGIIQMFDLCSLPSQRGGRFYQDVAAYGHFGRNDLDLPWEKTDKVSALKQELGV
- the phzF gene encoding trans-2,3-dihydro-3-hydroxyanthranilate isomerase, whose amino-acid sequence is MKFYTLDVFTNQLFSGNQLAVFPEAEGLTTEIMQKIAIEFNFSETVFVFDDEDTDFYLRIFTPGGEIPFAGHPTIGTAFLLAKLGKFSLDSEETEVMFREGVGNVPVMVFKNEDGKIWTQLKAPCPPEFYTDCPSRKDLAQVLSLDLDDLMVDNFVVEGASCGLPFLLIPLASLEALSRAKINLGVWQRVLKDFWSPHVYIFVPTGKDSFQGRMFAPALNITEDPATGSAATAFAGYLAKYQAQSEGCWRWNIAQGLEMGRPSQIRAIALKQNHIINEIKVGGESVIVTEGDLKLN